TTGTCACGCAGATGCGACTGGCCAATGGCATCGTATGGCCATTGCCCATTGCTCTTCCCATCTCTGCCGATCAAGCACAACTAATTACACTTGGTGAAACAGTGCTTTTGATCGATGAGCATGGTACACCACACGCTACCATGGTTGTCACAAGTAAGTATCAGGTAAACTTGAATCATGTAGTGAACCATCTTTATCAAACCAATGATTCTGCACACCCAGGAGTCATGCGAACATTGGAACGAGGAAGCGTTCATCTGGGCGGTCCAGTGTCTGTGTTTACAACAACCACACAGGATCATTATGCCAGCTATCTACGCACGCCACAGGAAACGCGACAGCTGTTTGAAAAAAAGGGTTGGAAAACGATTGTCGGATTTCAAACACGCAATCCTATTCATCGAGCGCATGAATACATTCAAAAATGCGCGTTAGAAACGATGGATGGTTTGTTTATTCATCCTCTGGTTGGGCCTACGAAAGCGGATGATGTTCCAGCACCACTGCGCATGCGTGCATATGAGACAGTCATTGAACACTACTATCCTAAAAACCGCGTTGCACTGGGTATCTTTACTGCTGCGATGCGCTATGCTGGGCCACGCGAAGCCATCTTACATGCATTGGTTCGAAAAAATTTTGGTTGTACACATTTTATTGTAGGTCGCGATCACGCTGGAGTAGGCAACTATTACGGTACGTACGACGCTCAAAAAATATTCTCGCTATTTACTCCTGAGGAGATTGGCATCTCGCCCATGTTCTTTGATCATGCCTTCTATTGTAAGGAGTGTGGAGGTATGGCCACGGAAAAAACGTGTCCTCACGATGAAAAGGCACACGTGTTTCTCTCTGGCACCAAAGTTCGCACCATGCTTAAAGCGGGAATCGTGCCTCCTGAAGAATTTACACGCCGCGAAACTGCACGTGTATTAATGGAGTTTTATGAAGAGGCTGTTTTGCCAATCGCATCTGAAAACTAAATTATAGTGGGGGTTAACACATTTGAGATGCTCACATCTTCTCACTCCTTTACTTGAGGCACAGGAAGTTCACATATACACACATTTGCGTGGCGATCCTGACTCTGCTAGTGCCTTTGCTTTAGCTGAAGCATTGCGTCAACTTGGAAAAGTCGTGAGTGTTGCACATGATTTACCCGAATATCTGGATTGGCTCATCCCTGAATTTCCTTACACTAGCACGCATTCACCACATGCACTAAAAGTCGCTGTAGACACGGGCAATTACGCTAGACTAGCGTTTGCGCAGCCTATCTTAGAACGCATTTCGCAACAAATATTGCGTTATGGATCTGAATCGTCTATTCCTACAGATGACTTATGGTCCATCGAGTCGATCGATGTAGTTATTGATCACCATGAAAGTAATCGTGGGTATGGGAAGATCAATTGGGTTGTACCCGAAGCGAGTTCAACAGCAGAATTACTGACTGAATTAATCCAAGAGTTAGAACAGGTGACAGGACGTACTCTCTTTTCGAAGGAAGTCTGTAGGCAACTCTACACAGGGATCATCTCAGACACACAGTGGTTTAAAAGAGACGTCACGGCGCATACCTACGCGATGGCAAGCATGCTTGAGCAACGGGCACTTATCGATAAAGTTGCTCTATATGAGCAACTTGAGCAGCGTTCCATATCGTATTTCCGCATGGGTGAGATGTTGCGTGCAAACTTTAAACAATACGACGATGTTCTTGTCTCCTTTTTAGACTTACCCACCATCTCACAATTGGGTATTTCAAGTGAAGAGGCTGCGCAGACCATGGAAGAATTAGAACGTCTACCCGGTCGTATTTTTTTACTATTTATCGAACTACCTTCTGGAGATATTCGCGTGCGTCTACGAGGTAAAGGAATTCCAATCCTCCCG
The genomic region above belongs to Sulfoacidibacillus ferrooxidans and contains:
- the sat gene encoding sulfate adenylyltransferase, translated to MTALSPHGGVLVHRRIGPYTDESYSNNLQRVIIDDVAISDLEQMGMGAFSPLVGFMDEMDYHSVVTQMRLANGIVWPLPIALPISADQAQLITLGETVLLIDEHGTPHATMVVTSKYQVNLNHVVNHLYQTNDSAHPGVMRTLERGSVHLGGPVSVFTTTTQDHYASYLRTPQETRQLFEKKGWKTIVGFQTRNPIHRAHEYIQKCALETMDGLFIHPLVGPTKADDVPAPLRMRAYETVIEHYYPKNRVALGIFTAAMRYAGPREAILHALVRKNFGCTHFIVGRDHAGVGNYYGTYDAQKIFSLFTPEEIGISPMFFDHAFYCKECGGMATEKTCPHDEKAHVFLSGTKVRTMLKAGIVPPEEFTRRETARVLMEFYEEAVLPIASEN
- a CDS encoding DHH family phosphoesterase produces the protein MRCSHLLTPLLEAQEVHIYTHLRGDPDSASAFALAEALRQLGKVVSVAHDLPEYLDWLIPEFPYTSTHSPHALKVAVDTGNYARLAFAQPILERISQQILRYGSESSIPTDDLWSIESIDVVIDHHESNRGYGKINWVVPEASSTAELLTELIQELEQVTGRTLFSKEVCRQLYTGIISDTQWFKRDVTAHTYAMASMLEQRALIDKVALYEQLEQRSISYFRMGEMLRANFKQYDDVLVSFLDLPTISQLGISSEEAAQTMEELERLPGRIFLLFIELPSGDIRVRLRGKGIPILPLAKQFDGGGHEFRAGATIHSFSQMEDVITAAKHVLTEAISV